From Petrotoga mexicana DSM 14811:
AAAGAAAATTATGGTGAATATGGACTATTTACGAGGTATAATTATACTTTTTATGGCATATTCAGCCTATCAAGGTTGGATGAACATCGCCTTTATCTTCACTGCCCAAGTATTTATTTCTATATTAGACAGTGTTTTCGGTGGCTCAACCGGTGCGATGCTTCCAGACTTGGTTCCTATTGAATTCCTCACAAAAGCTAATTCGGTAAATTCTTCAATAAATAGTGTTTCTAATATTTTAGGACCCATCCTCGGAGGAATCATATATGGATTTTGGGGAATCAAAGTTGTGTTTCTTATAAATGGAATTTCTTTCGTTATTTCTGCTATAAGCGAAATGTTTATTACTTACGTACCACATTTTGAAGGTAAGCAGAAAATATCTTTTAAATCCATGTTTTCAGACATCAAAGAAGGCTTAGTTTTTATAAGAGGAAGAAAGGGTTTGAAAGAACTGTTTTTGTTTGCAATGATTGCCAATTTTATAATGTCACCAATTTTTATGATTGTCTTTCCTTATGTATTAAGGCAAGAAATTGGATTTACGAGCGAACAGTATGGAATCACACAATCTTCTTTTACCTTAGGGATACTAATTGGCAGTATTTTAATTGGCACTATTTTTTATAAGAGTAATCCCAAAAAATCGATGACACTTGGTTTAATAGCAGAGGCAATTATGTTTTTCATTATCTCAACTTTATTTTTTCCACATGTTGTTACCAATTTTGGAGGTGCATCATGGACTTTATTAATAATTTTGTACATAAACCTTATGCTTATAGGCGTGTGTAATGCTTTTATAAATATACCTATTAATACCAACCTGCAAAAAATGACACCAACCAAAGTAAGATCTCGTGTTTTTACAGTTTTGGGGTTGATTTCTCAAGGAGCTATACCTGTTGGCTCGTTGATATTTGGCACTCTTTTAGATTTAATGAGGGGATATCAACTTACACTGTTTGCAAGCATAGCATCAGCTATTGTAACCATCCTCTTTTTAAAAATTGCACCAGAAGAAACCTTTAATCCCAAACCTGTTACTGAAGAAGTATAAAAGTCAAACCTTGATAAAATCAATTTATCATTTGTGGTTTAATGCTTTTATTAAAAACAGCGTGAATACTCTCCAGGTAAAAGAACACCCCGAAAGGGGTTCAAGGAAAAGATGAAAGATGGCTTTAAACACAAAACGAAGGGGTAATGAACCCTTATTCAACATGACGGTCAAAGAAAACATAATGTTGGATGATAAATTTACTGAAGAGGAATTCATGAAGGCGGTAAAGAAAGCGAAGGTAGACAAATTCATAGGGCTTTTAGATGAAGGATACGACACGGTAGTGGGAGAAAGGGGAAGTAAGTTATCTGATGGGCAAAGGCAGAGAGTAGCAATAGCAAGAGCATTGATAAGGGAACCAAAGGTATTGATATTGGATGAAGCAACGTCAGGGGTAGATTCACAAACTGAAGAAGAAATATTCGATGAATTGAAAGAATACTAGATGACTCTGATAATAATATCCCACAGATTATCGACGATAAGAAAAGCTGGCAAGGTGATATTATTGAAAGATGGGGAGATAAGAGGAGAAGGAGCACACGAAGAGTTACTAAAAAAATCCCACATTTACAAAGAAGTAATAGAAAGCCAGTTGGTTGTATGAAAGACTGATTAGCCATTATTTTCAAGAGAACCTAATTTCTGAAAAGACGCCCAACATGGGCGTTTTTCAAATATTGAATAATTAACCAAAATGCTCTTTGAAAATCTAGATAATTCTTAAAAAATTGAAAAGTAGTTAGAAATGAAGAATTTTTTGGAAAAAATACGCATGAAAGAAGTCAGTAACCCGTATTTGACAAGGAGCTTAAACGAGTTTGAAACACCTAAAAATATATGTTAAAATTATAATAATTATTTCCTTGTAAATTGAGCTTCGGGGAGAATTAGCGCGGGTCTCCTATTCCTTAAATGGGTGGGCAGCGGGGCGAAAGAACAGAAGAAACTTTTCCTTTTGGGTGGGCAGCGGGGCGAAGGGGCGCTATTAAAGAAGTTTTAGAGTTTCTAAAGGCAATAAAAAAGATCAAAACAGGGGGAAATTCTAATGACAAATGAGCAAAAAAGAAATTTTTTGTTATATTCCGCAGGTAGGCTTGTATCTTTAATAGGAACTGGTGTACAAATGATTGCTTTACCGCTTTATATTCTTGATCTTACCGGATCTGGAACCCTTATGGGTACATTTTCTCTTTTAAGCATGCTGCCAGGCTTGATTTTTTCACCGATAGCAGGGGTTTTGGGAGATCGAAGAAATCGAAAGAAAATTATGGTGAATTTGGATTATTTACGAGGGATAATTATACTTTTTATGGCATATTCAGCCTATCAAGGTTGGATGAACATCGCCTTTATCTTCACTGCCCAAGTATTTATTTCTATATTAGACAGTTTTTTTGGCGGCTCAACCGAGGCAATGTTTCCCGACTTAGTTCCTATTGATTTCCTCACCAAAGCTAATTCGGTAAATTCTTCAATAAATAGTGTTTCTAGAATTATAGGACCAATCCTTGGAGGAATCATATATGGATTTGGCGGAATAAAAGTTGTGTTTCTTATAAATGGAATTTCTTTCGTTATTTCTGCTATAAGCGAAATGTTTATTACTTACGTACCACATTTTGAAGGTAAGCAGAAAATATCTTTTAAATCCATGTTTTCAGACATCAAAGAGGGAGTAATTTTTATAAAGGGAAGAAAAGGTTTGAAAGAATTGCTTTTGTTTGTAATGATTGTCAATTTTTTATTGGCACCGATTCTTACGATTGTGCTCCCTTATGTATTAAGGCAAGAAATTGGATTTACGAGCGAACAGTATGGAATCACACAATCTTCTTTTACCGTGGGGATACTAATTGGCAGTATTTTAATTGGTACTATTTTTTCTAAAAATAATCCGAAAAAATCGGTGACACTCGGTTTAACAGTAGAGGCAATTATGTTATTCATCATTTCAGGTTTATTTTTTCCTAATATCGTTACCAAATTCGGAGGTGCATCATGGACCTTCTTAATAATTTTGTACATAAACCTTATGGTAATAGGCGTGAGCAATGCTTTTATAAATATACCTATTGATACCAACCTGCAAAGAATGACACCAACCAACGTAAGATCTCGTGTTTTTACGGTTGTGGGATTGATTGCTCAAGGAGCTGTACCTGTTGGTGCACAGATATATGGTATTCTTTTAGATTTAATAAGGGGATATCAAATTACACTGTTTGCAAGCATAGTATCAGTTATTGTAATTATTCTCTTTTTAAAAATTGCACCAGAAGAAACCTTTAATCCTAAACCTGTTAATGAAGAAGCGTGAAAATCGAACCTTGATAAAATCAATTTTTTTCAATTGTGGTCTAATGCTTTCACAATTTCCTTTTCGGCTTCTTGTATTGAGTCAGAGTTAATTATAAGGGGAGTATATCCCAATTCCATGATTACTTCTTTAGACTTTTTCCCCATGGACTTTGCTACCCAAACATTGCAATCCGAAAGGATTTTCATTATATCTTCAACTTCTGAATGTTTGTGCTGAGTAAAGTTCTCGTTTATTCTTTCCTCAATAAAATTCAGCATGCCATCCTCTAATTCATATATTCTATATTTTTCAGACATTCCAAAATGTGCTTTGTTTACACTGTTTCCTTTTATGCCTAATGCTATCTTCATAGTATCTCTCCTTATATTTTAGTAATATTTGAATACAAAATCGCCTGTTTTTAGACCACCGTTGAGCCGCTTTGCAATAACGTGACATTTGATTTTTAATAAATAGAAAATAGGCTTACTTTCATCCAATAATCCTTCTAAATTTCCTTGACCTTTACTGATTATAATATCAGCATTTGAAAATATTTGTAGAAACTCTTTACTTGCGTTTTTTAATACTATTCCAGGGGTATCACAGCCACTTGATATTAAAGAACAGTATCTATCAATTCCTATATTCTTTGCTTCTTTCATGGTGACATCGTTTAAAATGGGCTTGTCTCTGACCGCATAAGTAAGATTCACCTTATACTTTAATAACTCTTGAATGAGTAACTTATCAAAAACAGCTTCACCGGCATTATCGGCTATAATTAGTATACTGTTGGCATTAGATAATTGTTCTTTAAAAAAAGGGTAATCACTATGTGAAAACCCGTTTTCAATGGCTCTTTTGACGTTATCCTCTATATCAACGTTTAAGCTAACCCCCGCATCTATAGAATTTCCAACTGCTGACATTATCAAAGCCGATAATAATGGATCTTCTGAACTTTTAACTAACTTTTCTATAGTTGGATAGTATTGTTGAGCAGCTTTTATATTTTTTTCTTTGAATTCTAAATATATATCGTCCTTTCCTGCTTTTTGTTTTATATAATTCTGAATTCTAGTAACTATTTGAGGAGCAGAGTCATCATCGGTGATATCTGGGATCATTCGAGCATATTCATTCAAAATATCTCTAATAATTTTTCTGTCCTCACCGACTGCCATTCTACTTGCCTCGAGAACTTGTCTACATATACATGGAATACAATCATACTCAATTTTCAAATCATAAGACCTCCAACATTTTATTTTTTCTGAGTTAATTTATGTTTTTTTCCACACACTTTTTTTGCCTTTGCCAAAGTTTTCTATATAACCTTCTTCTCTGAGATCGCTCAATACCTTTCTGATTTTAGTATCAGAAGTTAATGGGAATTTTTTCCTAAGTTCATTTATAGTGAAAGTATCCTCAGTAGCTTCAAGTATTTCTCTTCTTATATCGTAGTATATACCCCCTGTAAAATCTTTTTTAGTTTCATATTTAGATGCCACTTCTGAAACAATAGTTGGGATGTTATCCTTTTCATGTGACATGACCGCTTGAAAGAACCGTAAAGTCCATTCATTTGCCAATTTCCTGTTTCCAGCAAATATTATTTGAAACCCAGGATGATAAGCAAAAATCTCAGCTAAAACTTTAGACAAATAGGATGGTGTGTACACCTTCAGCTTACTGGGATTCAAAAAATCGGAGTAATTTGCTTCAACAACGAAAGCAGAATGTTTGTATTTAGCTAATTCACCAAGCTTCATGTGCAGAAGAGGCAAATTCCCAATGTCTCCTATAAAATTGGTAAAGGTTTTTCTTTCAGCAACAGCTATTATGCCGCTTTCACTTAGTAAGGCATAATCGCCGGCTTTGAGCTGCGCTCTTTTAACGCTACAATTGGCAAATTTCCATGGATATCTTTCATTTATGTCGATCAATATATGAAGATGATGATTCCCTTTTGCTGTTAATTTAACTTTAGGGCGATGTTCTTTTAGTCCTTGTTCCGTTCTCCAAAATATCTGTTCGTATTCTCCTTCTTTATTTTTATACTTCTTTTTTAAAAAGAGAAAGTCGCATCTTTTGTTTTGCGCTCTGTCAAGAACTACCG
This genomic window contains:
- a CDS encoding NifB/NifX family molybdenum-iron cluster-binding protein; translation: MKIALGIKGNSVNKAHFGMSEKYRIYELEDGMLNFIEERINENFTQHKHSEVEDIMKILSDCNVWVAKSMGKKSKEVIMELGYTPLIINSDSIQEAEKEIVKALDHN
- a CDS encoding ERCC4 domain-containing protein, whose translation is MGSFLWVLESTEKYRFPYRVTIRKGEKIILSLFVQDKWPGAGKHIFCMRDTEKPSSNYQEIERVPIISINRYGKRLSVVLDRAQNKRCDFLFLKKKYKNKEGEYEQIFWRTEQGLKEHRPKVKLTAKGNHHLHILIDINERYPWKFANCSVKRAQLKAGDYALLSESGIIAVAERKTFTNFIGDIGNLPLLHMKLGELAKYKHSAFVVEANYSDFLNPSKLKVYTPSYLSKVLAEIFAYHPGFQIIFAGNRKLANEWTLRFFQAVMSHEKDNIPTIVSEVASKYETKKDFTGGIYYDIRREILEATEDTFTINELRKKFPLTSDTKIRKVLSDLREEGYIENFGKGKKSVWKKT
- a CDS encoding MFS transporter, with the translated sequence MTKVQKRNFLLYSTGRLVSLIGSGVQLIALPLYILDLTGSGTLMGTFTFLSMVPGLIFSPIAGVLGDRMNRKKIMVNMDYLRGIIILFMAYSAYQGWMNIAFIFTAQVFISILDSVFGGSTGAMLPDLVPIEFLTKANSVNSSINSVSNILGPILGGIIYGFWGIKVVFLINGISFVISAISEMFITYVPHFEGKQKISFKSMFSDIKEGLVFIRGRKGLKELFLFAMIANFIMSPIFMIVFPYVLRQEIGFTSEQYGITQSSFTLGILIGSILIGTIFYKSNPKKSMTLGLIAEAIMFFIISTLFFPHVVTNFGGASWTLLIILYINLMLIGVCNAFINIPINTNLQKMTPTKVRSRVFTVLGLISQGAIPVGSLIFGTLLDLMRGYQLTLFASIASAIVTILFLKIAPEETFNPKPVTEEV
- a CDS encoding damage-control phosphatase ARMT1 family protein; its protein translation is MKIEYDCIPCICRQVLEASRMAVGEDRKIIRDILNEYARMIPDITDDDSAPQIVTRIQNYIKQKAGKDDIYLEFKEKNIKAAQQYYPTIEKLVKSSEDPLLSALIMSAVGNSIDAGVSLNVDIEDNVKRAIENGFSHSDYPFFKEQLSNANSILIIADNAGEAVFDKLLIQELLKYKVNLTYAVRDKPILNDVTMKEAKNIGIDRYCSLISSGCDTPGIVLKNASKEFLQIFSNADIIISKGQGNLEGLLDESKPIFYLLKIKCHVIAKRLNGGLKTGDFVFKYY
- a CDS encoding MFS transporter, which produces MTNEQKRNFLLYSAGRLVSLIGTGVQMIALPLYILDLTGSGTLMGTFSLLSMLPGLIFSPIAGVLGDRRNRKKIMVNLDYLRGIIILFMAYSAYQGWMNIAFIFTAQVFISILDSFFGGSTEAMFPDLVPIDFLTKANSVNSSINSVSRIIGPILGGIIYGFGGIKVVFLINGISFVISAISEMFITYVPHFEGKQKISFKSMFSDIKEGVIFIKGRKGLKELLLFVMIVNFLLAPILTIVLPYVLRQEIGFTSEQYGITQSSFTVGILIGSILIGTIFSKNNPKKSVTLGLTVEAIMLFIISGLFFPNIVTKFGGASWTFLIILYINLMVIGVSNAFINIPIDTNLQRMTPTNVRSRVFTVVGLIAQGAVPVGAQIYGILLDLIRGYQITLFASIVSVIVIILFLKIAPEETFNPKPVNEEA
- a CDS encoding ATP-binding cassette domain-containing protein gives rise to the protein MALNTKRRGNEPLFNMTVKENIMLDDKFTEEEFMKAVKKAKVDKFIGLLDEGYDTVVGERGSKLSDGQRQRVAIARALIREPKVLILDEATSGVDSQTEEEIFDELKEY